A stretch of Dietzia lutea DNA encodes these proteins:
- a CDS encoding YqgE/AlgH family protein — translation MDTGPDDLSGGGLFGDRLYDAMDKRDPVAGSLLIAAPDMPDPNFRRAIIYVIEHDHSGSLGVVITRRSETDVEEILPAWSELCAPPSVFHIGGPVKPDTGIALVVLSAGVDGHRFSGLQQIEGRVHVVDLDSDPDLLREHIDGMRVFVGYTGWAPGQLQDELDRGDWYVAPSLPSDLLAPARVDVWGAVLRRQEMPLPLYATYMQDGDLN, via the coding sequence ATGGACACGGGACCGGATGATCTGAGCGGCGGAGGCCTGTTCGGCGACCGCCTCTACGACGCCATGGACAAGCGGGATCCCGTCGCCGGTTCACTGCTCATCGCCGCGCCCGACATGCCCGACCCGAATTTCCGGCGCGCGATCATCTACGTGATCGAACACGACCATTCCGGGTCGCTGGGCGTGGTGATCACCCGACGCAGCGAGACCGATGTCGAGGAGATTTTGCCCGCCTGGTCCGAGCTGTGCGCTCCCCCGTCCGTGTTCCACATCGGAGGGCCCGTCAAGCCCGACACCGGCATCGCCCTGGTCGTGCTGAGCGCCGGCGTCGACGGCCATCGGTTCAGCGGGCTCCAGCAGATCGAGGGCCGCGTGCACGTCGTGGACCTGGACAGCGACCCCGACCTCCTGCGCGAGCACATCGACGGCATGCGGGTGTTCGTCGGGTACACCGGCTGGGCGCCCGGTCAGCTGCAGGACGAGCTCGACCGCGGCGACTGGTACGTCGCGCCCAGCCTGCCCAGCGACCTGCTCGCGCCCGCCCGCGTCGACGTGTGGGGCGCGGTGCTGCGCCGACAGGAGATGCCCCTGCCCCTGTACGCCACGTACATGCAGGACGGCGACCTCAACTGA